In the Salvia miltiorrhiza cultivar Shanhuang (shh) chromosome 8, IMPLAD_Smil_shh, whole genome shotgun sequence genome, ggtacaaaaaggcaaatggggctttaattcgcggacaaatatttagaggcaaatggggctttaattcgcggacggagggagtaacacttttcacaactttcaataataattatatcactttttctccactatcaatacattttacaactttttattaaaactcgtgccgtccccaaagaggaagccatttcagggacggagggagtattattttatataggGACTGTAATAAGTAAAATgggttgtaatttgtaaatataATTACCCTTTATTTGCAGATATAAAAAAACCCAACCCAAACCCTTCCCTTGTCTTTTCATTTAATCCCATTAAATGACTGTGACGTCTGGGGACAAAGTGCGGAGTGATCACCGGTGCAAAAAAGAGACACGGACAAGGAGCGACTCCAATTAAGACTTCAAAGCGGATGTAAGGATGAAacggaacacacccgaacgagatgAATTCTGAAACTATGTTGGTATGGGAAATTATATTCAAGAaggctccgattaagacttccaagcggatgTGCGCAGGAATGAAATGGAACACGCCCAAACGAGAGAGATTATGAGAATATGTTGGTATGAGACAACTTAttcaaggagagcttaaatAAGAATATGTTGGTATGAAACAACATATTCAAGAAGTGGTTGAAGGATTTGATTGGATTACTCATACCAACAAGATGCATATTTTTTTCTGGAGTCCATATGGAAGAAATTCCAAGGTTAAACGTGTTTAATTTGGAGCAATTCTAAGATGAATGATCCCCTGAGAAATTTTTTGAGAAACATGCTAGCAATGACAAAACACgttagaaaagactcgtgttgttACGTGGGTACAGTCACCGCCGTCGAGTCTTGGCGAGTTGTTACAAAAACAGTCAAACAAACTAAACCAACCCCTGGCATTTACTCCCAATTTACTACTCTCTTCTCACCAATTTTCCTTTACACCAACTACCAAAGAATTTCCTTTCTGGTGTTGTTTATAGTGGagtattttataagttttatttaCCCGTAAAACAAAATTGCCTACTTTAACGGGAATTAGCTAGTGCGTCTTAGTAAATTCTTCTCTAATTCCATTATTTTTcctaaattcaaataatatatGATGTGCATATTTGTATAGTATATATACATAGATTCACATGATGTATTTGGACATGAGTGACGATGTTCCTGTGCCTGTGCGATTCTAAATCTCAGATTCCGTTTATGTGACTATTCTTTCATTCGCTCTAGGGTCATCGTCATCTCGGATTAACGGCGCATCTAGCAAGGTgcgtttttcttttttatttcttgtTTGAATAATAAGTTTATTTTGTTATTCAAGTAGTCGTACATCTCTTAGATTACTGAAAGCTACGGATTTTATTAGGAGCTCTGTTTTCTAATTTAACGATTTGTATATACTGTTTTATCACAGTATTATTGGATTCTGCAAGATTAGTACATCTTATTTTTGACTAAAATTTGACGCACAGTCCTTGTCTAATTGATATTTGGATTCTGTTTGGATGCTTCATGTTAGAGATCTGGGGAATATTTGCAATGTAGTTTAATCGATTTTGTCCAAGTGTTGTGTACTGCTAGTGGCCTAATCTTGATTTTCTATGAGTTCATTAGATTATAAACTTCTTATGCAAGGGAAACATGTAAATTGTTAATCTGGTAGGCAGTATCTGAGTCCATCTTCTCTCTTACATCCTTGTTCTTGGTGCTTGTAAAGAGTTAGATTTCGAATAAACAATATTTATCACTATGTGTCACTTATGTGCTATGGTTATGAATAATATCTCCGTTTTAGTGTTCAAACTATAACTATGTGAAGATGGATGAAGATGAGGTGATTGTGGTGATTCGAAATGGATAATGGACATAGTTAATTGAGCCTGAGCCTTACTCGAAATACAAATTGAAAAGCATAGACCATGTTATTCTTACAATGGCCATTCTAAGATGATGTGAAAATACTGTCCCCATCAATGAAAGATGTATATGCATTTGCATATGTTTATGTTTTGATGTTTTCCCTGTCAATGGATTCGTTTGGTAGAGAGTTGGTGGATATTAATAGTTCTACAAAATTATCCATGCCTATGGTGGTTTGCGAGAGTATGTTTGTATAAAAATGTGCCCGTTTCTCACTTCATGTTCCAAGACTTGTGTAGATGGGTGATGTAGCTAAAGATCTTACGGCTGGTACCATTGGAGGGGCAGCACAATTGATATGCGGACATCCTTTTGACACCATCAAAGTCAAGCTCCAAAGTCAGCCTGTTCCCCTTCCTGGACAGCTTCCGAAATATTCAGGTGCTATAGATGCTGTGAAGCAAACATTAGCTGCTGAAGGTGCAGGGGGTTTGTACAAGGGCATGGGAGCCCCTCTCGCTACTGTGGCAGCCCTTAACGCAGTGCTCTTCACAGTACGAGGTCAGTTGGAGGCATTGCTGAGGTCTGAACCCGGTGCTCCTCTCACAGTGAACCAGCAGGTCCTTTGTGGGGCTGGAGCCGGAGTTGCTGTTTCCCTTCTCGCCTGCCCTACCGAGTTGATCAAATGCAGGTCAGCTTTCAGCTGCAAGACTAGCTTGAATTATAATCTGATTTTTCGACTCCACGTTTAATACTCTTTTGTTAAGCAGATGTTCTCCATAAGCAGAACTGTTGTTTTCTTGCTAAAAGGTAGGCAAAACAAACATAAAGTAACGTGTGAGGTAGAACTAGTAGGTGATCCAGTAACGTAGTGATTACCGTGTTTTAACTCTTAGATGCCCGATTGATTGTTTACCTGAGCTAGGATCAATAACCACTGCTTAAGTAGCATATCATTAAGTGGCTGAATCAGAATTGATAGAAGTAAAATGATAATAAATTTTAGTGAAAATCAATGGCTTGGCAGCACTAGCCCcagacttagagggtgtttggctgagcttataaactctttaaaacaaattttaagttgtttaggagcttataagctccttcaaagtgtttggcaaaaagtgcttataagctgtaaaagtAAGctcttaagagcttataaactctccaaaaaataagttcccctactccaacttattttctcattatcttataagcaacactcattttgcaaaaataactcaagtataattttttattttcatcatatatcattctaatttcatctctattcgattttctctttctaacaaaattTTTCTCAATCTAACTATAAATTCTccctctaacttataagcttaattatccaaacatcttgacaacttataagcttttatGAAACTACATATTGTAAGCTGttgaaatatcttataagctccaaaagcttataatctcttaaaaataagcttagcaaacaccctcttagtcaTGGACGGACTGGGCAACCAATTTTGTGTGTTTTTCTTGCTTTCGTGATTGCTTTTGCTTCAATCCGTAACATGGGATAAGGGAATGTACAAGACAATTGAATTATTGATTAATGATCAGTTTAATGCCTATATGCCAAGTCGTATTGTTCTCCTATGCAGACTACAAGCCCAGAGTGCATTAGCAACTACTGGCTCGGGAGCTACTGCTCTGAAGTATAGTGGCCCAATGGATGTGGCGAGACGAGTCCTTCAGTCGGAAGGAGGCGCGAGGGGCTTGTTCAAGGGCTTAGTTCCAACGATGGCACGAGAGATACCAGGTAACGCTGCCATGTTTGGAGTGTACGAGGCATTGAAACAGTATCTTGCTGGTGGGAGCGATACCTCCGGTCTAGGAAGAGGCTCGCTGATGCTGGCTGGAGGCCTAGCCGGAGGCGCGTTCTGGCTCGCTGTATACCCAACGGATGTTGTGAAGAGCAGTATTCAGGTGGATGACTACAAGAATCCCAAGTTTTCGGGCACCGTTGATGCATTCAGAAAGATCTTGAAGGCTGAAGGAGTTAAAGGCCTGTATAAGGGGTTCGGGCCTGCGATGGCCCGTAGCATTCCTGCAAATGCAGCATGCTTCTTGGCGTATGAAGTTACCAGGTCTAGTTTAGGATGAATTGATTTGTTTTGCTGTTTTAGAGCTTCAGATGTTTGTTGGTGATCGATAGTTACAATTCTTGAGAGAGTTTTTCCCTCCATTCTTTCGAATCGAGATGTCAATAATCTTGCGAATTGTTCTGCTCCTTAGTTGCAAATGTTGAGTTGGAGTATTCATGTTTTTATGTTATTTCAAATCAGATCATTCAGTGTCATCAAATGTCTCCCAAGTTTAAGTCGGACAACTCAATAATCTCTCAACATTTTATATCCTTTCGGTTGACACCAATTTTATCAATTCAACACTCCAAATGAAATCAATTTTTGCATTTGGATTATGATTCGGATCCTCTTTCTTGTCGGTGGTTGTCACTTCAGTTTGCATGGCGTTTAGTTTAGGTTGCGtttagggatggcagtggatcttggacccggtccagatccgtggatctagatccgtttttacggatctggatctcaatttttcggacccgacggatctggatctcagttttcttgaaattttagatccggatccggcccagatccaacccgtggatccgttttattttatatatatattttatattttatatttagtttactaataatattaactaaattaaaaataataaataaattatattcaaaagaataaaaactaaaagtaattagataaaagtattttgtgttatatttttcatgatggaaattagatgttgttgattttgtgaaatttttttaatttaatttaaaaatagcagattcatggatctggacccgtggacccgcggatctggacctggatccaaaattttcagatccacggatctggatctagtatatgaaaacggatctggatctggtattggccagacccgatccagatccggcccgttgccatccctagttgcGTTTAGTGTAGTGAATGAGATGAATAAGATTAAAGATGTGTTTTCTTTATTATAAgtttatcatgaaaaaagaagagtagaaagaaaaaatatattttatgatcCCCACttttttatctcatgttctctttgatgaaaaaatataatataaaaatattatgaagagaaagttaaattataaattttgatggtaaaattgaaagatcataaaatatacattaaaaGGGGAATATATACGTATTCCACCTTTTttcatcaaagagaacgcaccctaaataATTGATAggtttgtaaaataattaaacaatataCTTAATTTTgagggtgataaataatcattcaATTGATACATGATTAATGTGAtagataaaattgataaatttgtaggataattatactcaattttacggtgataaataatcatccAATTAATGATTGAATTACGGGAAGAGTTATTTATCACGAGTCGAATTAATCATGTAAATCAAATTTACTTTTCATAATTAATGCtaagatatataattaaatatttctatcttcattattaacaatatttcaatctcaccatttcaatgTGATCTGAAGTAAAATTTGCCCAAATAGTAAATCATTAGTAATTCATAGAGGACTTTAGAATATCTTTAACTTTCAATCtatcttaataaaaaaataaattaatttatactatttgtgttaattttaaaaaataaatacccTCTTAAATCTTTTTACACATTAATTCCCTTTTTAGGCAATTCTACACATTAATTTCTTGCCACTAAAGTGTCGTAAAAGGACAACTCAATAAATATGTCAAATTttgaattcttttattttttcaactttcttgaCATTTTGGTGCTTGAAACTGAGCTATGCCTTGGAAAGTCGTTCGAAGAGGCCCCTTTAACCAAAATAATCTATATCTATTTGTTTTTCCATTAAAATTATctttatgttataatttgttcATGTTATAGTCTAACTCTACCCTATATAatcattttaaatatataataatatttttattattatcaaatactccatccgtccacaaaaaaatagttCTAGAAGGGGACAACACgggtttaaaaaaattgatttagtttattgtgagtggagaaatagTCTCACTTAAAAGaatcttttaattattaataataattaattgtattgtgagtgtagAATATGACCCATCATGTGATAAATAgtttccaaaaatgaaaatggactaatttttgtggacatactaaaatgataaaaagagaCTATTTTTTTTGAACGAAGGAAGCAtgtaataacatatttttgtctAAAATAATCATTAAATGTTCAGtaaatgtatataaaatatttaataaacacaaataaaaatttcaaaatattaatatagataAGATTTATGATCATATATGGACGTTTaacatatgtatttatttattctttctttcatgaacatttagtcaacaaatataaaagaaattttgaccattaaaaaaaagattaatcaagttattataagagtgaaaatttaaaataccctattctttagggttaattgcccataaaatactgaactttcgtcCAATTTTGGTTTTGCGcacaaactttgaactgtagcgtgaaaattactaaactttagattttatctgattttactactaatccaaattccggtCAAATATCAGGCTAATATGACGTGCCAATATTTGACGTGACGTACCtattgttaatttcttattaataaaaaaaagaacacaaaataaataactcaaattgtcaataaaatatatcaaatcaagtaatagtattttttaattctcaagtttaaatcaatttttttctggttcactattacacaactaattactccaatatataaaatagaagtcattcaaatagtataaatatatatagtttataaaaaaatctttagataatgaaaatttaataaactttattacttagcaaaataaaatttttatatattaaattattgataattaaaatattttttggctgacacacctaaattcgaagaatccccttactattattgaatttaattaattaattaattcaactaaaaaatactactatttgatttgatatattaaattattgacaatttgagttatttgcattgtgtttctttttttattgataaaaattaaataaaaaatattattttgccaacTAATTGTCACGCAAGAATAAATAAGCCACGTTAAAATTGGCacaccatattatatattagcttggtatttgaccagaatttggattagtagcaaaatcagataaaatcaaaagcttagtaattatcacgccaAAGTCCAAAGGTTGTGTGCAAAACCGGAATTagatgaaagttcagtattttatgggcaattaaccctattctttaagcattttatgccctactttataaacttaatcatgtgtccgcccggccggctacatgatctagccactcactggtcatatgtactcttgactgatagctgtcacaTCGTTGATTTTTATGACTGATAACTGTCAAAtcagtcaaatgtgtaagactttcacaaaaaatcaagcaaacccatcaacattaaagggtaaaataggtacttcacataattatggcataaaatgcttaagtTTATAAAGTAGGGCATTTTTCATAGACAACATAAGAAATATGACATTTTTGTCTATTAACactctatatctatataatactcCTCTTATCCCATTATTTACGACACTCAGCTTTTCGACATGGAGATTAAGAAGAATAAAATTAGGAAAAAAGATTGTGTGGCCCACATATTTAAAATTGTATTTAAGAGAATTTTTATTAgggtaaatattaatttttggtCCATCGTTTGAgtgttttctcaaaaatatctcaCCCTAAgcataattacaaaataatactcatcgtttcattttttttcttatttatagcCCACAAAAAATTGCAGACGACCAATATTTGACGTGTTCTAGCCAAGTGCCATGTCATTAGTACACGTcagcattaaaaaaataaaagaaaaaaaattaacatcaGTTTTTGGTCCATCGTTTGAGAGTTTTCTCAAATATATCCCACCCTAAtcatatttacaaaacaatacccatcgtttcattttttttcttatttgtgacCCGCAAAAATAATCCGACGGCCTGTATTTGACGTGCTCCATCATTTGACGGTATTTGACCTAGATCATTTATAGACATTGCACTCCACATctcaacaacaaataaaatttataacaattaagaaaaatgaatgagagaacatgttgggaacttgatgaaatatcctagccctagttttgataataccaaattccttaagttttctttgtaatagactagaactttgtGAACTCAAATGTTGGAgtttcttttctagtttagctagtgttctgaagactgaagaccggaggaatgaagaatgaagaacgaaggactgaagaagtCGACTGTTGTTCACAACTAAAGAcagaagtcaaatactgatatctGACTAGAACgattttctcaactgaagaatcagttacgactgattcattaatgcatgccacgtggattcagcggactgatactaaagtcaagtatcagttaacattcttcctcggactgaacctccaacattAAAAGGAAATCACGCAATCAAAGTagagccgcattaaatgcagagatttcaagGATCGTCTTTTCTCTACAGAGCATTCTTTTTtagtgattaccttttcagaggcaCCTTATCTCTTCTACCGGAGTAGCCGTTTCTCActaaacaaggaacctcgaagattgaagcatcAGCAAAATTCGAATTATTCTCCAAcagaagaattcttgaagaccatctccaccaacggatctattcaagacctctcctataaatagagctcgaggatcacttcaatcttcaccgattcaaatacacaagctgaaacgctgccgaattcgttactcaacCAATCAAAGTCTtctaaagtttgaatcgaagaagagaatcacaaagccaaaatcattccattgctgattacatatattctcttagaatcttaggcaaatattgtttatccaaagcctaagttactgattacagagagtctgttctctgtgatctagttggtagttttcgaacctcctttcaactgagcgaaaagagtgtttgaagttgtgtggagttcagaccagtgttctgactccagagaaatcttagtgcccagtgctCTCCAAGtgtgtttgagaaatccaacccagtgtgttggtgctgAAACGTGTGGTTTCAGTtctaggtttgttgtgcacccgtaagtatATGctcagagtgtttgtcagtgtgatctactgaccgtgggtgtaggaattggattccgaaccacgtaaaaatccatttgtcgtttatcgcttttagttttactttcttatctgtgcacaattcttaactgaaactgactaatcgcaaagtgaaacataaacctGATAACGTGTTAATCACATAGGTTTTTTCAAAAGACAAAGTTTTTCGCTGCTTGTGTtatagtctaactgataaatcttcggatagtcagtaagattcataacacttctctCTTCAATCCAAGATTGAAGCTCTAcgagtgtatcagttaaagtcttgacTCTAACTAATATCTTTACTGAAGcgtttttcagtatcagtctccAACCTTTCCTTTACTGCTAAAGGTTGTATTGTGTTTGTTGTTTTTGAAACTatccataggtgtattcccccctacacctattctagaccttccgggacctaacagAACAATACATGAATCTCTCACCCCAGGACAAATCTGTCAAAGTTGCATGTAAGACTGGGGCTCAAGATCGGGTAAAACAGATAGCTTAAGCTTTTGGAAGTCATGAAATGATGATGGCAAGTCGTTTAAACTCTAGAAAAATATCACAAACACACAGATTATTATCCACAAAGTGATACAATCACAATAACAACAATATCGATGATTCTTATTTATATTAGTGCATGTAATACTAATGAAACGTCAAATGGTGGAACATGTCAAATACCGGTTGCCGGATTATTTTTGCGGgtcacaaataagaaaaaaatgaaacgatgggtattgttttgtaaatatgattatggtgggatatatttgagaaaacgcccaaacgatgggccaaaaactgatgttaagtttttttttcttttattcttttaatgtTGACGTGTACTAATGATATGGCACTTGGCCGAAACACGTCAAATACCGATCGTCGAAAATTTTTGCGAgtcataaataagaaaaaactgAAACGATGggttttttttgtaattatgtTTAGGGTgggatatttttgagaaaacgctcaaacgatgggccaaaaactgata is a window encoding:
- the LOC131001645 gene encoding mitochondrial carnitine/acylcarnitine carrier-like protein, translated to MGDVAKDLTAGTIGGAAQLICGHPFDTIKVKLQSQPVPLPGQLPKYSGAIDAVKQTLAAEGAGGLYKGMGAPLATVAALNAVLFTVRGQLEALLRSEPGAPLTVNQQVLCGAGAGVAVSLLACPTELIKCRLQAQSALATTGSGATALKYSGPMDVARRVLQSEGGARGLFKGLVPTMAREIPGNAAMFGVYEALKQYLAGGSDTSGLGRGSLMLAGGLAGGAFWLAVYPTDVVKSSIQVDDYKNPKFSGTVDAFRKILKAEGVKGLYKGFGPAMARSIPANAACFLAYEVTRSSLG